In Leptodesmis sichuanensis A121, the following are encoded in one genomic region:
- a CDS encoding Tab2/Atab2 family RNA-binding protein, producing MTTIWELDFYSRPLVDENGKKIWEVLVCESPLDVKTQPDTLFRYAEYCASTEVNSARLQQALETAIAQAPKPPTRIRFFRQAMNNMITKACEGLGIPAVLSLRTYRLTQWLGQRMQDEYPQHPGFQPGTNPSVSFAETAPQVLPDALRGEKWAFVTLEAAALEEMTDWAIAFGEGFPLRLAGLEPGAVIPGVLIFTTRATPMAAWMSGLELGMVSFDPEPKQLLLTTGVNDRWMLASLNSSALQTEAQNFTIAKQAAQGVHFLAIQASPDTEAFAGFWLLQDPKLA from the coding sequence ATGACAACGATTTGGGAACTTGATTTTTACTCTCGTCCGCTGGTGGATGAGAACGGTAAAAAAATTTGGGAAGTTCTGGTTTGCGAGAGTCCTTTAGATGTGAAGACGCAACCCGATACTTTGTTCCGCTATGCCGAGTATTGCGCCAGTACGGAGGTAAATTCTGCCCGCCTGCAGCAGGCGTTGGAAACGGCGATCGCCCAGGCTCCCAAACCGCCTACCCGGATTCGTTTTTTTCGGCAGGCGATGAATAATATGATTACGAAGGCTTGCGAGGGATTGGGAATTCCGGCAGTGCTGAGCCTGCGTACCTATCGCTTAACTCAGTGGCTAGGGCAGCGGATGCAGGATGAGTATCCGCAACATCCAGGTTTTCAACCGGGAACCAACCCTTCGGTCAGTTTTGCGGAAACGGCTCCCCAGGTTCTACCGGATGCATTACGGGGCGAGAAATGGGCCTTTGTCACCCTGGAAGCTGCTGCATTGGAGGAAATGACCGACTGGGCGATCGCCTTTGGTGAAGGCTTTCCGCTCCGTCTGGCAGGGCTGGAACCGGGGGCAGTAATTCCAGGGGTGCTCATCTTCACAACCCGTGCGACTCCGATGGCCGCCTGGATGTCTGGTCTGGAACTGGGCATGGTGAGCTTCGACCCAGAACCGAAGCAGTTACTGCTGACGACAGGGGTGAACGATCGCTGGATGCTCGCCTCCTTAAACAGTTCTGCGCTGCAGACCGAAGCCCAAAATTTTACTATCGCCAAACAGGCGGCTCAGGGAGTCCACTTTCTGGCGATTCAAGCCAGTCCAGACACAGAAGCGTTTGCCGGATTCTGGTTATTGCAGGATCCCAAATTAGCGTAA
- the pgmB gene encoding beta-phosphoglucomutase translates to MNMADWIVVETTEGEFNPTQLHHKETVFTLSNGYLGTRGTFEEGYPGSCPATLINGVYDRAPVVQTELANCPDWLSLTLRFGHYGPTGTLQWERFRLDEGEVLHYQRWLNLHRGLLSRSVRWQSPSGQILTLRFERFVSLADQHTVALRCQIESDNFTGPVEVHAGLNGYPDNQGLMHWEQVEAGADQDIWLAIRSRASKVDLGMAAKVTIAAETPAHTLAMGLHGHAALIANFEMTAGQTVTIEKLVTVFTSRETRNPLQRARQHLASLPDYVILLAAHEAQWATLWQTSDIVVEGDSTAQLALRYNLFQLLSAAPRHDDRVSIPAKALSGFAYRGHIFWDTEIFILPFLSYTQPALARNLLMYRYHTLAGARRKAQAQGYEGAMYVWESADTGDEVTPSWVPHAHDPKELVRIWCGEIELHISADVAYAAYQYWQATGDDEWMRCYGAEMILDTAVFWGSRVEWNPLADRYEIRYVIGPDEYHERVDNNAFTNRMVQWHLQTALKVWDWLGAVDAEKAEDLQEQLALTDFRFAHWMEVIGKLWVPQDPRSGLIEQFEGFFALEDINLEEYEPRLRSMQVLLGIEGANQRQVLKQADVLMLFYLLRQGAFVDAPVLDGTIVSFSPHSPAAPGVSHLEALQLNWDYYNPRTDHTYGSSLSPAIHAILACQLGKVDEAYEHFMRSALVDLADVRSNAAEGIHAASAGGVWQAVVFGFAGIRLTANGPIASPHLPTGWTRLKFQLQWQGQTYDFDLQPAGKTDKRRKAPTVQAVIFDLDGVITDTSEFHYQAWQRLADEEGLPFDRTLNDSLRGISRRDSLLRLLNGRTVTESEFQAMMDRKNGYYLELIRTITPAHLLPGVAELLTDLRAAGIKIALGSSSKNAPEVLERLGIAHLMDAIADGNSVTQSKPAPDVFLHAAHQLGIAPEQCLVIEDATSGIEAAIRAGMKSVGLGPAERMKEAQLVLPNLDGMRWADILDQLNQRIKRSQTALTIQRLLQDQRGELKVKS, encoded by the coding sequence ATGAACATGGCTGATTGGATTGTTGTTGAAACAACAGAAGGTGAATTTAATCCAACCCAACTTCACCATAAAGAGACGGTTTTTACACTCAGTAACGGATATTTAGGAACTCGTGGCACCTTTGAAGAAGGATACCCAGGAAGCTGTCCAGCAACATTGATTAATGGGGTGTACGATCGCGCTCCTGTTGTACAGACGGAGTTGGCCAATTGTCCAGATTGGTTATCGCTGACGCTTCGGTTTGGTCACTATGGGCCTACAGGTACGCTGCAGTGGGAACGCTTTCGCCTGGATGAGGGGGAGGTGCTGCACTACCAACGGTGGCTGAATCTGCACCGGGGATTGTTAAGCCGATCGGTACGCTGGCAGAGTCCCAGTGGGCAGATCTTGACTCTTCGGTTTGAGCGGTTTGTGAGTCTGGCAGATCAGCATACGGTGGCGCTGCGGTGCCAGATTGAGTCGGACAATTTTACTGGCCCTGTAGAGGTTCATGCTGGTCTGAATGGCTACCCAGATAATCAGGGGTTGATGCACTGGGAGCAGGTTGAAGCCGGAGCAGATCAGGATATCTGGTTGGCAATTCGGAGCCGCGCCTCGAAGGTAGACTTGGGCATGGCAGCAAAAGTGACGATCGCGGCAGAAACTCCCGCCCACACCCTGGCAATGGGATTGCACGGTCATGCGGCCCTGATTGCCAACTTTGAGATGACCGCTGGACAAACGGTGACGATCGAAAAGCTGGTAACGGTATTTACCTCCCGTGAAACCAGAAATCCCCTGCAACGGGCACGGCAACATTTAGCATCCCTGCCCGATTATGTAATTTTGCTGGCTGCCCATGAAGCTCAATGGGCTACGCTCTGGCAAACCAGTGACATTGTGGTAGAAGGAGATAGTACAGCACAACTAGCACTTCGGTATAACCTGTTCCAGTTGCTGTCGGCAGCTCCCCGCCACGACGATCGGGTTAGTATTCCGGCCAAGGCGTTGTCTGGATTTGCCTATCGCGGGCACATTTTCTGGGATACAGAAATCTTTATCCTGCCCTTCCTGAGCTATACCCAGCCTGCCCTGGCCCGAAATTTGTTGATGTATCGTTATCACACCCTGGCAGGTGCCCGTCGGAAGGCGCAGGCCCAGGGGTATGAGGGGGCAATGTACGTCTGGGAAAGTGCCGATACAGGAGATGAAGTAACTCCCAGTTGGGTGCCCCACGCTCACGATCCGAAGGAACTGGTGCGGATCTGGTGCGGCGAGATTGAGTTACACATCAGTGCCGATGTAGCTTATGCCGCTTATCAGTACTGGCAGGCAACCGGGGATGATGAGTGGATGCGCTGTTACGGGGCGGAAATGATTCTGGATACGGCGGTTTTCTGGGGGAGCCGAGTGGAATGGAATCCCCTGGCCGATCGCTATGAAATCCGGTATGTAATCGGGCCAGATGAATACCACGAGCGGGTAGACAATAATGCCTTTACTAATCGGATGGTGCAGTGGCATCTACAAACGGCACTCAAAGTGTGGGATTGGCTGGGGGCTGTCGATGCAGAGAAAGCTGAGGATCTGCAAGAACAGTTGGCGCTGACCGACTTCCGATTTGCACACTGGATGGAGGTAATCGGTAAACTCTGGGTGCCTCAAGATCCGAGAAGCGGCCTGATCGAGCAGTTTGAAGGATTTTTTGCCCTGGAGGATATCAACCTGGAGGAATACGAACCCCGGCTGCGATCGATGCAGGTGCTGTTAGGAATTGAAGGTGCGAACCAGCGGCAGGTTTTGAAGCAAGCAGATGTGTTAATGCTGTTCTACTTGCTGCGGCAGGGAGCGTTTGTGGATGCTCCTGTCCTGGATGGGACAATCGTGTCTTTCAGCCCGCATTCGCCTGCGGCTCCAGGGGTATCTCACCTGGAAGCCTTGCAACTTAACTGGGATTATTACAACCCGCGCACAGACCACACCTATGGCTCTTCCCTTAGTCCTGCAATTCATGCAATTTTGGCCTGTCAGCTAGGCAAGGTGGATGAAGCTTACGAACACTTTATGCGATCGGCCCTGGTGGATCTGGCAGATGTGCGCAGTAATGCGGCGGAAGGGATCCATGCAGCTTCAGCAGGAGGAGTCTGGCAGGCGGTGGTGTTTGGCTTTGCGGGAATTCGCCTGACAGCCAATGGCCCGATCGCCTCTCCCCATCTGCCCACGGGGTGGACACGGCTGAAGTTTCAGTTGCAATGGCAGGGCCAAACCTATGACTTCGATTTGCAACCAGCAGGAAAGACGGACAAACGCCGGAAAGCTCCCACGGTTCAGGCCGTTATTTTTGACCTGGATGGCGTAATTACGGATACTTCTGAATTTCACTATCAGGCGTGGCAGCGGTTAGCCGATGAGGAAGGTCTACCCTTCGATCGCACCTTGAACGACTCTTTGCGGGGCATCTCTCGCCGGGATTCCCTGTTACGGTTGCTGAATGGACGGACTGTGACGGAGTCTGAGTTTCAGGCGATGATGGATCGGAAAAACGGCTATTACCTGGAGTTGATTCGCACCATCACCCCAGCCCATTTACTACCAGGTGTTGCGGAGCTACTGACAGATTTAAGAGCAGCGGGAATCAAAATTGCTCTGGGATCTTCCAGCAAAAATGCTCCTGAAGTTCTGGAACGGTTGGGAATTGCCCACTTAATGGATGCGATCGCTGACGGTAACAGTGTCACGCAGTCCAAACCCGCTCCTGATGTCTTTCTGCATGCGGCTCACCAGTTGGGGATTGCTCCAGAACAGTGTCTGGTGATTGAGGATGCAACATCTGGGATTGAAGCGGCAATCCGGGCTGGCATGAAATCCGTTGGTCTGGGGCCAGCGGAACGGATGAAAGAGGCGCAACTGGTACTGCCAAACCTGGATGGTATGCGTTGGGCCGATATTCTGGATCAATTAAACCAACGGATAAAGCGATCGCAGACAGCCCTCACCATTCAACGCTTGCTGCAAGATCAGAGGGGAGAGTTAAAAGTGAAGAGTTGA
- a CDS encoding B12-binding domain-containing radical SAM protein has protein sequence MNVLLLYPRFPKSFWSFEKTLALVNRKAMLPPLGLVTVAAILPQEWNFQLVDRNVRQVTEAEWAWADLVILSAMIVQKDDLLEQIQEAKRRGKKVAVGGPYPTALPEEVKAVGTDYLILDEGEVTLPMFVEAIAQGNQTGIFRSGGEKPDVTTTPIPRFDLLEFDAYSEMAVQFSRGCPFQCEFCDIIVLYGRKPRTKTPEQLLAELERLYELGWRRSIFMVDDNFIGNKRNVKLLLKELQPWMVEHRYPFSFATEASVDLAKDQELMDMMVACNFGSVFLGIETPDEESLSLTQKYQNTRDSLSDAVQTIARSGLRVMAGFIIGFDGEKPGAGSRIVKFVEQTTIPTALFSMLQALPDTALWHRLKKEGRLRSDDSNGNQTSLMNFVPTRPLEDIAREYVEAFWELYEPKRFLDRTYRHFLLLGEATYPKKGKSAKKKVDWIAIRALLTICWRQGVVRDTRWQFWRNLYNMARLNPGGLSSYLSVCAQIEHFVEYREIVRAEIEAQVEEFLRQEGDRQREAVKAA, from the coding sequence ATGAACGTTTTACTGCTGTATCCTCGCTTTCCCAAAAGTTTCTGGTCTTTTGAAAAAACCTTAGCCCTGGTCAACCGCAAAGCCATGCTGCCGCCGCTGGGCCTGGTTACCGTAGCAGCAATTTTGCCTCAAGAGTGGAACTTCCAACTGGTCGATCGCAATGTGCGGCAGGTGACGGAAGCAGAATGGGCCTGGGCCGATCTGGTGATTCTCTCGGCCATGATCGTGCAGAAGGACGATCTGCTGGAGCAAATTCAGGAAGCAAAACGGCGAGGTAAAAAAGTGGCCGTTGGTGGCCCCTATCCCACAGCGCTCCCAGAGGAAGTGAAAGCGGTGGGCACCGATTATCTGATTCTGGATGAAGGCGAAGTGACGCTCCCAATGTTTGTGGAGGCGATCGCACAGGGCAACCAAACGGGCATTTTTCGTTCTGGTGGTGAAAAACCAGATGTCACCACAACTCCCATTCCCCGCTTCGATTTACTGGAGTTTGATGCCTATTCCGAAATGGCGGTGCAGTTCTCACGCGGATGCCCCTTTCAGTGCGAGTTCTGCGACATTATCGTGCTATATGGCCGCAAACCCCGCACCAAAACGCCGGAGCAACTGCTGGCAGAACTGGAACGCCTGTATGAGCTAGGCTGGCGACGCAGCATTTTCATGGTGGATGACAACTTCATTGGCAATAAGCGCAATGTCAAGCTGCTGTTGAAAGAATTGCAACCCTGGATGGTGGAGCACCGGTATCCCTTCTCCTTTGCCACCGAAGCGTCTGTGGATTTAGCAAAAGATCAGGAATTGATGGATATGATGGTGGCTTGCAATTTCGGATCAGTCTTCTTAGGGATTGAAACACCCGATGAAGAAAGTTTGTCGCTGACCCAGAAATATCAGAACACACGGGATTCCTTAAGTGATGCCGTACAGACGATCGCCCGATCAGGCCTGCGGGTGATGGCGGGATTCATCATCGGCTTTGATGGCGAAAAACCCGGAGCCGGATCTCGCATCGTCAAATTCGTGGAGCAAACCACGATTCCCACAGCCCTCTTCAGTATGTTGCAGGCATTACCCGATACTGCCCTCTGGCATCGTCTGAAGAAAGAAGGACGGCTCCGCAGTGACGACTCCAACGGCAATCAGACTAGCCTGATGAACTTCGTCCCGACCCGTCCTCTGGAAGACATCGCCCGTGAGTATGTGGAAGCCTTCTGGGAGTTGTATGAACCGAAGCGATTTCTCGATCGCACCTACCGCCACTTCCTGCTGTTAGGAGAAGCCACCTATCCGAAAAAAGGCAAGTCCGCCAAAAAGAAGGTAGATTGGATCGCCATCCGTGCTCTGCTAACTATCTGCTGGCGGCAGGGAGTGGTGCGCGATACTCGCTGGCAATTCTGGCGTAATCTATACAACATGGCCCGTCTCAATCCCGGTGGCCTCAGCAGCTACTTATCCGTCTGCGCTCAGATTGAACACTTTGTCGAATATCGCGAAATCGTCCGCGCTGAAATTGAAGCTCAGGTAGAAGAGTTTCTGCGGCAGGAGGGCGATCGGCAACGGGAAGCGGTCAAAGCAGCCTAA
- a CDS encoding type II toxin-antitoxin system PemK/MazF family toxin: MNPKPGEIWLADLGLAAKTRPVVIVSRYDPTPPRALILYVPVTTQNRGSDYEVELTGISFLRQGSVANVQGLSSVPVIRLERKLGDLPNETMLEIKQALIFALDLAKGV, encoded by the coding sequence ATGAACCCGAAACCTGGTGAGATATGGTTGGCTGATTTAGGACTTGCAGCGAAGACACGCCCCGTTGTCATTGTGTCTCGTTATGACCCAACTCCACCTCGCGCTTTAATTCTTTACGTACCTGTAACAACGCAGAATAGAGGGAGTGACTACGAGGTAGAACTGACTGGCATTTCCTTTCTGCGGCAAGGTTCTGTGGCCAATGTGCAAGGTTTAAGCTCAGTTCCAGTCATCAGACTAGAACGGAAGTTGGGAGATTTACCCAATGAAACGATGCTTGAAATCAAGCAAGCTCTGATTTTTGCATTGGATTTAGCGAAAGGAGTGTAG
- a CDS encoding S1 RNA-binding domain-containing protein, which yields MDSKSVRSRSADASFSMDDFAKALESYDYAFEKGQVVTGKAVSYDTDGIFVDIGAKSLAFLPLWEASLRTVKDPSAIMPLEAEREFLIIREQDADGQITLSLKQLEMKKAWDRMAEAQDSNESLQVRVTGTNKGGVTVDVQGLRGFIPRSHLNEKDDLESLKGTTLTASILDLDPERNKLVLSNRLASRSAAFSQLEIGQLVEGRISSIKPFGAFVDMNGTSGLLHINQISNRYVESLPNLFQIGQPIKAMIVNLEEGRGRISLSTKVLENYPGEMLEKMDEVMAEAEDREERARKVVLGA from the coding sequence ATGGACTCGAAATCTGTTCGCTCCCGGTCTGCCGATGCCTCCTTTTCGATGGATGACTTTGCCAAAGCGCTGGAAAGTTACGACTATGCGTTTGAAAAAGGACAGGTGGTGACGGGGAAAGCCGTTAGCTATGACACCGATGGGATCTTTGTGGATATTGGAGCCAAGTCGCTGGCCTTTCTGCCGTTGTGGGAAGCCAGTTTACGGACGGTGAAGGATCCCTCTGCAATCATGCCGTTGGAGGCAGAACGGGAGTTTTTGATCATCCGGGAACAGGATGCGGATGGGCAAATCACCCTCTCTCTGAAGCAATTGGAGATGAAGAAAGCCTGGGATCGGATGGCAGAGGCACAGGACAGTAACGAAAGCCTGCAGGTGCGAGTCACAGGCACGAACAAAGGCGGGGTGACGGTGGATGTGCAGGGACTGCGGGGATTTATTCCCCGATCGCACCTGAACGAAAAAGATGACCTGGAATCCCTCAAAGGCACGACGCTAACCGCCAGTATTCTGGATCTGGATCCGGAGCGGAATAAGCTGGTGTTGTCGAATCGGTTGGCTTCGCGATCGGCGGCCTTCAGCCAACTGGAAATTGGTCAACTGGTGGAAGGCAGGATCAGCAGCATCAAGCCGTTCGGGGCATTTGTCGATATGAACGGCACCAGTGGCCTGCTGCACATTAATCAGATCAGTAATCGCTATGTAGAATCGCTGCCCAATCTGTTCCAAATCGGTCAGCCCATCAAAGCCATGATTGTCAACCTGGAGGAAGGTCGGGGCCGCATTTCTTTGTCTACTAAGGTGTTGGAAAATTACCCTGGTGAGATGCTGGAAAAAATGGACGAAGTGATGGCGGAAGCAGAAGATCGGGAGGAACGAGCCAGGAAGGTAGTCTTGGGAGCTTAA
- the dnaK gene encoding molecular chaperone DnaK translates to MAKVVGIDLGTTNSCVAVMEGGKPTVIANAEGFRTTPSVVAFAKNGDRLVGQIAKRQAVMNPENTFYSVKRFIGRRFDEVTHETTEVSYKVLNVNGNVKLDCPIAGKQFAPEEISAQVLRKLVDDASKYLGEQVTQAVITVPAYFNDSQRQATKDAGKIAGIEVLRIINEPTAASLAYGLDKKSNETILVFDLGGGTFDVSILEVGDGVFEVMATSGDTHLGGDDFDKKIVDYLAEEFKKSEGIDLRKDKQALQRLTEAAEKAKIELSSVTQAEINLPFITATQDGPKHLDMTLTRGKFEELCADLIDRCRIPVETALRDAKIDKSAIDEVVMVGGSTRIPAVLDLVKRLLGKDPNQTVNPDEVVAVGAAIQAGVLAGEVKDILLLDVTPLSLGVETLGGVMTKIIPRNTTIPTKKSEVFSTAVDGQTNVEIHVLQGEREMSSDNKSLGTFRLDGIPPAPRGVPQIEVTFDIDANGILQVTAKDKGTGKEQSISITGASTLPKDDVERMVREAEQNAAADKERREKIDLKNQADSLAYQAEKQMTELGDKVSADDKSKVEGMIKDLREAINQENFDRIKSLTTELQQTLYTIGSNIYQQAGAGAPGTGGPTGDGGTGAGPTGGSDEDVIDADFTESK, encoded by the coding sequence ATGGCAAAAGTTGTTGGAATTGACTTGGGTACAACGAACTCTTGTGTAGCGGTGATGGAAGGTGGCAAACCCACCGTGATTGCCAATGCGGAGGGATTTCGGACTACTCCCTCAGTCGTTGCATTTGCCAAAAATGGCGATCGCCTGGTGGGCCAGATTGCCAAGCGCCAGGCGGTGATGAACCCTGAAAATACCTTCTACTCGGTGAAGCGGTTTATTGGCCGTCGCTTTGACGAAGTGACCCATGAAACCACCGAAGTGTCTTACAAAGTTTTGAATGTCAACGGCAACGTGAAGCTGGATTGCCCGATCGCTGGCAAGCAATTCGCTCCCGAAGAAATCTCGGCGCAGGTGCTGCGGAAGCTGGTGGATGATGCCAGCAAGTATCTGGGTGAGCAGGTAACTCAGGCCGTAATTACTGTTCCCGCTTACTTCAACGACTCCCAGCGGCAGGCCACCAAGGATGCCGGAAAGATTGCTGGGATTGAAGTGCTGCGAATTATCAACGAACCCACGGCGGCATCCCTGGCCTATGGCTTGGACAAGAAGAGCAACGAAACGATTCTGGTGTTTGACTTAGGGGGCGGTACGTTTGATGTCTCCATCCTGGAAGTAGGCGATGGCGTATTTGAAGTGATGGCCACCTCCGGGGATACCCACCTGGGTGGTGATGACTTCGACAAGAAGATTGTGGACTACCTGGCTGAGGAATTTAAGAAATCTGAAGGGATTGACCTGCGGAAGGACAAGCAAGCCCTGCAACGCCTGACCGAAGCGGCAGAAAAGGCCAAGATTGAACTTTCCAGCGTCACCCAGGCCGAAATTAACCTGCCCTTCATCACGGCGACTCAGGACGGGCCAAAACACCTGGATATGACTCTGACTCGCGGTAAGTTTGAAGAACTGTGTGCCGATCTGATCGATCGCTGCCGTATCCCCGTAGAAACCGCTCTCCGCGATGCCAAGATTGATAAGAGCGCGATCGATGAAGTGGTAATGGTCGGTGGTTCCACCCGGATTCCCGCCGTCCTGGATCTGGTCAAACGCTTGCTGGGCAAAGACCCCAACCAGACTGTGAACCCGGATGAAGTGGTCGCTGTCGGTGCGGCGATTCAAGCGGGTGTCCTGGCCGGAGAAGTAAAAGATATTCTGCTGCTGGATGTCACGCCCCTCTCTCTGGGGGTAGAAACTCTGGGTGGCGTAATGACCAAGATCATTCCTCGCAACACCACCATTCCCACCAAGAAGTCAGAAGTGTTCTCCACAGCCGTGGATGGTCAAACCAATGTGGAAATCCACGTCCTGCAAGGGGAACGGGAAATGTCCAGCGACAACAAGAGTCTGGGAACCTTCCGTCTGGATGGTATTCCTCCCGCACCCCGTGGTGTTCCCCAAATTGAAGTCACCTTTGACATTGATGCCAACGGGATCCTGCAGGTGACCGCAAAGGATAAGGGCACGGGCAAGGAACAGTCGATCAGCATTACCGGAGCATCCACCCTGCCCAAGGATGATGTGGAACGGATGGTGCGCGAAGCCGAACAGAATGCCGCGGCTGACAAGGAACGGCGGGAAAAGATCGATCTCAAGAACCAGGCCGATTCCCTCGCTTACCAGGCCGAGAAGCAAATGACCGAACTGGGTGACAAGGTGTCTGCTGATGACAAATCCAAGGTCGAAGGCATGATCAAGGATCTGCGGGAAGCGATCAATCAAGAAAACTTCGATCGCATCAAGTCCCTCACCACCGAACTGCAACAAACCCTGTACACCATTGGTAGCAACATCTATCAACAGGCTGGAGCAGGCGCACCCGGAACTGGTGGCCCCACGGGTGACGGCGGTACAGGTGCTGGGCCTACAGGCGGTTCTGATGAAGATGTCATCGACGCAGACTTCACTGAGTCCAAGTAG
- a CDS encoding TldD/PmbA family protein yields MGSDDLQQDTLAEQLLDLATRSGAEAAEVFQSRSLSRPVFFEANRLKQLESAQAEGLALRLWRGGQPGLAVAYGPVEPQTLVDRALALSSLNEPEEIELGAASKAAYPDLGETIAVGQLVEWGKQAIALVRDAYPEVLCEAEWECEAETTRLINSKGLDCSYTDTTLSCSLSAEWIRGDDFLSIYDGQTQRGSLDPEALAHQVVLRLDWARENTSSMNGRVPILFTSKAADMLWGTVQAALNGKQVIEGASPWSDRLNEVVTSEELTLAQHPDMGPFSCPFDDEGTPTRPITFIDSGILKLFYADRTTGRNLGSGTTGNGFRPGLGSYPSPGMFNLIVSPGTRSRHGTKSLSDLIASMERGLIVDQMLGGGAGISGDFSINVDLGYWVKDGQILGRVKDTMVSGNVYTALKQLVELGGDADWNGSCYTPSIIVGGLSVTGRD; encoded by the coding sequence ATGGGTTCCGACGATTTACAGCAAGACACATTGGCAGAGCAATTATTAGACTTGGCGACCCGATCGGGAGCAGAGGCAGCGGAAGTATTTCAATCCCGATCGCTGTCCCGTCCGGTTTTTTTTGAGGCCAATCGCCTGAAACAACTGGAAAGCGCTCAGGCAGAAGGATTAGCTCTGCGTCTCTGGCGAGGGGGGCAACCGGGATTAGCGGTTGCCTATGGGCCTGTGGAACCGCAAACGCTGGTCGATCGAGCACTGGCCTTAAGCAGCCTGAATGAGCCGGAAGAAATCGAACTGGGGGCAGCCTCTAAAGCTGCTTATCCGGATCTGGGAGAGACGATCGCCGTTGGGCAACTGGTGGAGTGGGGCAAACAGGCGATCGCGCTGGTGCGGGATGCTTACCCGGAAGTCCTGTGTGAGGCGGAATGGGAATGTGAGGCAGAAACAACTCGTCTGATCAACTCCAAGGGATTAGATTGCAGCTACACAGACACCACCCTCAGTTGCTCCCTGTCGGCAGAGTGGATTCGGGGAGATGATTTTCTCAGCATCTACGATGGTCAAACTCAACGGGGCAGCCTGGATCCAGAGGCCCTGGCACACCAGGTCGTACTCCGTTTAGATTGGGCCAGGGAAAATACCAGTTCGATGAATGGCCGGGTGCCAATTCTGTTTACCTCCAAGGCCGCAGATATGCTCTGGGGTACGGTACAGGCTGCCTTAAATGGCAAACAGGTGATTGAAGGAGCCTCTCCCTGGAGCGATCGCTTAAATGAAGTGGTCACTTCGGAAGAATTAACCCTGGCCCAACACCCCGATATGGGGCCATTTAGCTGTCCCTTTGATGATGAAGGCACTCCCACCCGTCCCATTACCTTTATCGACAGTGGCATCCTCAAGCTGTTCTATGCCGATCGCACCACAGGCCGCAACTTAGGGAGTGGCACGACGGGTAATGGATTTCGTCCAGGGTTGGGCAGTTATCCTAGTCCGGGTATGTTTAACCTGATTGTCAGCCCGGGAACGCGATCGCGCCACGGCACAAAATCCTTATCAGACCTGATTGCCAGTATGGAGCGTGGCCTGATTGTGGATCAGATGTTAGGCGGTGGGGCGGGCATTTCTGGCGATTTTTCGATCAATGTGGATTTGGGCTATTGGGTGAAAGATGGTCAAATCCTGGGTCGGGTAAAAGACACCATGGTTTCCGGCAACGTCTACACCGCACTCAAACAATTGGTGGAACTGGGCGGCGATGCGGACTGGAACGGTTCCTGCTATACCCCCTCGATTATTGTGGGCGGCCTCTCAGTCACTGGCCGAGACTAA